GCATTTCCCAAAAGCAAATATGAAATGGAGCTTATTGGTAAATTGCATAAAAATGGCAAAACATTGCATGAATGGGTATGTATTCATACAAACATAATCATAGCCTATATTGCGTTTTCAAAAGCCTTTAACGGCCCTGATGTCTGTGGATTGCATTTGGCGCCGGTGGCCGTTAATCCTGATTTTCAAAGGCAAGGTATAGGATCTGAATTGCTTCGTTTTGCTTTGAGGCAACCTGAAATAAAGGCTAATACCATTTTTGTTCTGGGTGATCCGAATTTTTACGGAAAATTTGGGTTTGAACCTTGTACAAATCCAGCCTGCCCATTTGACAAAGGCAATGCCCATTTTCTGGGTATAAGAAATAGCTCGAACCTTAAATATACTATAGGATATGAGCCTGAGTTTTATTAAAGGCATATTCTCAGCATACTGAAGCCTAATTCCGTTCCTCTTTCAAAGGATCATTATTTATATTCCCGTTTTAGAGGTGTCCATAATACGAGAAAGGAGAAATAATATTGGAAGTTAAACAGGTAAGACTCATCTATTTTTCACCTACTGGAACCACTCAAAAAGTATTGGAAAATATTGCTAAAGGCATGAATTGTGAGAATATCGAGCATGTTAACCTGACACTGCCGGAGGGCGCCAGGCAAAAAATCCAAACCTTTTCAGATGAACTCGTAATTATAGGTGCTCCTGTTTACGGTGGTCGTCTGCCAGCTGACGCAATCAATCGGTTCAAACAGATAAAAGCAAACAAAACCATGGCGATTCCCATAGTTGTATATGGCAACCGTGAGTTTGAAGATGCATTGTTAGAATTAAAAAATCTTGCAGCCGAGTTAGGCTTTAATCCTGTTGCAGATGGTGCATTCATTGGGGAGCATTCTTTTGCAACAAAGGATGTTCCCATCGCAAATGGACGTCCGGATAGCCTGGATATTCAAAAGGCAATTGATTTTGGAGCAAAAATCAAAGAAAAAATCACAGCCTTGAAATCATGTGATGCACAAATGGATCTGAAAATCCCAGGCAGATTCCCGTATGAAGGCGGAGTGCGATCTATGGTTGTTTCACCTGTGACCAGAGAGGACATATGCACAGTTTGTGGTTTATGTGCCAGCGTATGTCCAACCGAAGCCATTTCAATTAATGGGAAAGTGGTAACAAAAACAGAGCTGTGCATTCGCTGTTCCAGTTGTATTAAAAACTGTCCCACAGGCGCAAGAATTTGGGAGGACAGCGCAATGAAAAATATCGCAAGCTGGTTAAATGAGAATTGCAGTATACGGAAAGAGCCCATGCTTTTTGGGATAGATGAGTAGAATCCGGTCACAGACCACCGGCAAAGCCGGTGGCATGGATTCGCTCCAATTATATGGGCTTTAAAGGACCATTTTATAGGTTTTGTCAGTCTTGATGACGCACTTACAGATATAATAATATCTTCATGCTGGGATAGTGTAAAAATATAGTTTTTTTTGTGGCTTTGCCTGATTTTCAGTTAAAAAGTGCCTTGTAGGTTAATTTGCCATCAAAACAAGGGTGATACTTAGGTCGGATTAGGACATCCTTTGTCCGTAATCCGACGTTAAGCAGGGTGCCTCCGGCGGGTCGCTTTTTGGAAAAAGCTCCGCAAAAACTTTGTGGTTTTGTTAGTAGACAAAAATACTGATATTTTTAGAGTCTTACAAATGTTGAGGGTCTCGCAAAAAGTCAAAAAAGGCGTCGGCGTTATGCCGGACTTAATCCGGCATCCAGTTTTTTCAGCTACTTCTGGATTCCGGCCTACGCCGGAATGACGGAAACCGAACTTTTTGCGACCTTGTCAAATGTTCAGGCCATGACCTTTTCAAATATTACTGAGAATTGAGCATAGCCACATTTTTTTGGGGAGGGGGATTCCGGGATCTTAATTCAAAAAGGGCTTATGCCCTGTAAGGGAATGAGATTGCGATTCCGGCAGAAATCCTGATCACTCTGTGAATACTGAATGGTTGAGTGCAGCCGCTTAAAAAACTCATCAAAAAGACTTTGCTGATTGCATATATTCGTCAAAAAAATCATGGTTTACAGTAAAACTTTTCACAGGATTCAGGTCAAGTTCAAGGCGTTCGAACATTTCAATCAAGGACTGTCCATCAACAAGTTCAATTGGAGGAACCCCATCTCTCCGCGCTTCTTTTTTTGCTTCAAGAGTGAATCTTCCTGTGGTCAGAAAAATACCCTTTTCTGCCCTTCCTTGCATTGCGCCTCTTAAATCCCTGATCTGGGGAGCAGACACTGCGTCTTTATAACGTTTGCACTGAAAAATAACATTGAAACTCACAAAGGGATTTACCTCAAGAACGCCCTGTCCATCTATGCCACCATCGTTGCTTTTGCCAGTAACCACAACCTGTTTAAATCCTGCTTCTCTGAGAAGCCGCTGGCAGAGTCTTTCAAATCCTGATGGAGGCATGGATTTAAGTAATGCAAGCAATTCAGTCTGATGAGGTTGAATATCGACAGATTCATCAATAATTCCGGGTTTCGAAGCATCATCTTTTGAAGTGGCATTACTTTCAGATTTGGTTCTTGCAGCTTTTATAATTTCGTTCAGGTCAATTAAGGAAAGGTCTGCATTCAAGCCTTTTTCTGTCAGAGACCAGACTCCTCTTATGGAAGAGTCTAAAAAACCTGAGTTAACAAGATACATTCGAGCCCATGCCACCTGATTTCTAATTTTTGAGGCTCCGTTTTTAAGTGTTTCGGATAGTTCGCTGTCGCTTATATTAAGCTTCTCAATTACAAGATCAGTAACTTCGCCAGCAGCTCCACTTCCTGACAAGTTCCTTATAACCTCGATAACAGGTATTAAAAATCTGGTGAATTCAGACTTGGCTTTTTTGCTCATGGTTATCCTTATTTTTTAGACGCCATTTTTGTTCAATCCGGAAAGATTTCAAACTTTTATAATGTTGGGCATCTCTAATAATTGCCTTTTTGCGCGTTAGCAGCGTCAGCGTCGTACTCGAATGCTCATTTATAACCTATAAACTCCGGTTCTCCATGCGCCGCTTCCTTGCTACCACATCAAAAATTCTAATTTTTTGAAGTACCCTATATTCATAAAAAATAAAACTCTCTGTTCAGAATTTCAGATTTTTTTTGCTACGATTATATACAAAAAGAATGCCCTTCCGAATTAATACTGCCGCAAATATTTGTTAATACTGCACACAATTATTTAAAAATTGATTAAAAATTCATTTATCTGGGCTGGATAATCATAAACTATTCCCTTGCCTAACAATATTGCCTCATATTATAGGTGTCGTTTGTTTCGGGCGGATCTTTTATATTATTAATCCTGATTATTGTAATTCCGGAGAAGAATATGGCCCTTTATTTTTCTGATAAAAGGCTTTCAGACATCGAAAAAAAGGTTGTTGAAGGCATCCGTCTCAGTTTTGCTGATGCCGCCTTGCTTTATGAATCATCGGATCTGACAGGAGTTGGCCAGCTTGCCGACATGGTCAGAAGGAAAAAGCACGGTAAAAAAGCCTTTTTTATTTATAACCAGCACCTCAATTATTCCAACGTATGCAGAAACCGTTGCGTTTTCTGCGCCTACGCCCGGGATGACGGAGAAAACGGAGCATACACTTACTCCCTCGATGATGTCAGGAAAAGGCTTCTTGAAAAAATCGACGAGCCGATCAGGGAAATCCATATGGTCGGTGGATTGAACCCAAAGCTTGATTTTGATTATTATATCGGACTTCTCAAGGTCATAAAGGAAGTCAGGCCAGATGCCGTAATCAAAGCCTTCACAGCCGTTGAAATTGATTACCTTTCGAACATTTCCGGTCTTTCCATAAATGATGTAATTGCTAAGCTTAAAGAAGCCGGACTTTCCATGATGCCCGGAGGCGGAGCAGAGGTCATGAGCGAGAGGGTATGGAAAGAGCTTTTTCCGAAGAAAATAGGCGGAAAACGCTGGCTCGAGATAATTGAAGCGGTTCATAAAGCAGGAATCACGACAAATGCCACAATGCTTTACGGCCACATAGAAACAATGGAAGAAAGAATAAATCATCTGATCCAGCTTCGTGAACTACAGGACAGGACAGGCGGATTTTCTGCATTCATTCCCCTTGCTTTTCATTCACAGAATACAAAACTGTCAAAACTCCCTGAAACAAATGGTATTGATGATCTCAAGACCGTTGCTGTAAGCCGTCTCATGCTGGACAATTTCGATCATATAAAAGCTTACTGGGTAATGCTTGGCGAAAAAACTGCACAGATAGCGCTTTCTTTCGGAGCTGATGATCTGGATGGAACGATAATGGAAGAAAAGATAACCCATATGGCCGGAGCATCTTCACCAAAAGGGTTAACCCGCCAGAGCCTTGAGAACCTCATTGTGTCCGCCGGTTTTACTCCGGTTGAAAGGGATTCTTTTTATAATGCGGTATCAGAAATAAAAGGAGGCTGCTGATGCAGAAGATCCTCGAAAAAGCGGCAGCCCATGAAAGAATTTCCGAACAGGAAGCACTGAAACTTTTTCTTGAAGCTGATATGCTTGAGCTTGGTGCTGTTGCCGATGCAAGAAGAAGGCATCTTCATCCTGAAAACCGTGTGTCCTTTGTTATTGATCGAAATATCAATTATACAAATGTATGCTCATCGGGCTGCCTTTTCTGTGCTTTTTACTGCAAGCCTGAAAACGGTGACGGTTATGTTCTTACCAAAGAAGAGCTGAGCCTTAAAATTGAAGAGACAATAGCACTCGGAGGGACCCAGATACTTCTCCAGGGAGGGATGAATCCTGAGCTTGGCCTTGATTATTATATTGATCTCCTTTCATTCATTAAAAAGAATTTCAGGATTCACATACACGGTTTTTCGCCTCCTGAAGTTTCATGGCTTGCCTCAAAAAGTAATTTTTCGGTCAGGACAACCATAGAAAAGTTGATCGAAGCAGGCCTTGACTCGATTCCGGGCGGCGGTGCTGAAATTCTTGTTGATGAAATAAGGAAGCAGGTTTCACCAAATAAATGCACAGCCTCGGAATGGCTCGGCGTTATGAGGGATGCCCATAATCTTGGCCTAAGGACAACTGCTACAATGATGTTCGGTCATTATGAAAAACCTGAACACATCATAAAACATCTTGCAGTGCTTCGAGAGCTCCAGGATGAAACAGGCGGGTTTACAGCTTTCATCCCTTGGACATTCCAGCCAGGAAACACAAAAATGCCCAGGCTTCCTGCCACTTCTGCCGAATATCTCAAGGTTCTTTCACTCAGCCGGATTTTTCTTGATAATTTTAACGGTATCCAGGCTTCATGGGTTACGCAGGGTGGAAAAATTGCCCAGACCTCGCTTTTCTTTGGCGCAAATGACATGGGCAGCACAATGATAGAGGAAAATGTAGTTGCTGCTGCGGGTGTGAAGTTCAGACTGCCGATGGATGAAATGATCAGGATAATCAAGACCGCAGGATTTGAGGCATGTCAGCGTGATTGCCACTATAATATTCTGAGGACTTTTAGGGATGATGCCTGATGTTTCCGGTTTCATATTCAGATAGCCATGAAAGAATTATCAGGGCTGGCTGGGTGGTCGTTTCATCTTCTGAAATTATTCGGAACGGTTATGTGCGGACTCGAAACGGAAAGGTTATTGAAACAGGGAGCTTTTCAGGATTATCAGCCGGAATGTCTGAAGTTGTTGATCTCGGACCAGGAATAATCTTTCCTGGACTCATCAACTGTCATACCCATCTTGAGCTTTCATTCCTAAAAGGCAAGCTTGAAACATCCAAAGGTTTCAGGGAGTGGGTTCAGAATCTGATTGCTATTAGAAGCTCGGCATCAGAAGATGTTATGATCAAAGCTGCCAGGGAGAGTCTTTCTGATGCTCATTATTCAGGAACGGTTTTTGTGGCCGACATTTCTACTCTTGGATTATCCCCTCAAATATTTGCAGGACTTCAGATGCCGGGAATCGGTTTTCATGAATTTCTTGGCAGTTTGAAAAGCGGAACATCGCTGATTCCTTTTCCAGGCAATTCGGCTCAGAGCTATTCATTTGCAGCACATGCTCCGCACACGACTTCTCCTGATCTGATGTGTTTTCTTAAAAAAGAAACTATAAAACAAAACCTGCCTTTCAGTATTCACATAGGCGAATCAGATGATGAGAGAGAGTTCATAAAAAAAGGAAAAGGTGCATGGGCGGAATTCCTTTTATCAAGAGGCATTGATTATTCTGCATGGCCCATACCTTCAGAAAGTCCTGTGGTCTATGCAGAAAAAACAGGTATTCTTGATTCATCCACTCTTTGTGTTCATCTTTGTGGGGCAACAGAAAAAGATCTTGATATTATAAGAAAAAGAGATGCAAAAGTATGTCTTTGTCCAAGAAGCAACATGAATCTTCACGGAATTCTGCCTGATGTGGAAAAAATGATCTCCAAGGGAATTATGCCTTGTATCGGTACTGACAGCCTGGCTTCGGTTGACAGTCTATCTGTTTTAGACGAGATTCGATTTCTTTCTGAAAAATTTCCTGGGATTGATTCTGTCACACTTTTTGAAATGGCTACCTTAAACGGGGCACTGGCTCTTGGGGTTGCTAATTCATTCGGAACGCTTGAGCCAGGGAAATCTGCCTTTATGGTTTATACGGATCATTCTCCATTTTCCACATCCGAAGTTTTTGATTTTTTGTTGTTTCAATAAATACAGAGGTTTTATGAGAATTACTGAAAGCGGTCTTCCTGAAATAAGTATAGGCCACATAAAATACATGAATGTGGCTCCTGTTAATTTTGCTTTTGATTCTGGGAAGTTGTCTGAAAAGGCTGTGTGGAGAAATGTTGTGGCTCCACCTGCTGAGCTTAATAGAAGAATGGAGGCAGGAGAGCTGGACATAAGTTCTGTCTCGGCTGCTGCGTATGCATTCAATTCAGAGGACTGGCTGATTATTCCGGGGCTTTCCATAGGCTGTACGTCAGAGGTCATGAGCGTAATTCTCGCCAGTGAATGCCCCATAGAAGATCTTGATGAAAAAAAAGTGGCTCTTACACTGGAATCGGACAGCGCTGCAAATCTTATGAAGATCATTTTTGCTGAAAAAGGCGTCGTTCCTGTAATTGAGAGAAAGTCCCTGAAACGAATAGAAGACGCTGGATCAGAGTATTCTGCTGCCCTCATCATAGGTGATTCTGCACTGACTGTTCCATGGGAGAACAGATTCAGATATGTTTTTGATCTTTGCACCTTATGGCACGAATTAAGAAATCTTCCGTTTGTTTTCGGGGTTTGGACAGTCAGAAAAACTGTTGCCGAAAAATACCCCGACCTTGTTGAAGAAGTTGCTTCAATGCTGAGAAAATCACTTGAAGACGGACTTTTAAACCTTGATATTATCTCCCAGTCTTCTGCCAGGGAAAGCGGCCTCAGTTATGAAAAATGCAGAAAATATTTTTCACTGCTTGATTACAGGCTGCCAGAGGAACAGGTAAAAGGTCTGGGAAGGTTTTATGACGACATGTACTCAAACGGACTTGTTAACAAAAAAATCAAGATTAGCATGTTCGGGTAGAAAAATGGTTGGTTTTTAGTGTCTTTTAGAGATGGTAAGGCTTTGACAACATCGTAAAAAGTCCGATTACCGGCATTCCGGCGCAGATCGGAATCAAGAAGTGTCTAAAAATATAAAGATGGTGAGAGTAGGCATTAGAGATATTGCAGCATTTTTTTCAGGGCCTTGATTTTAAAGAGGTGGCTTTTATTCATGCAGCATGGAGTTACCACGCTGCATGAATAATTCGACACTAAAATGCTTTTTTAATCAACTATTTTGCTGCCCCATTTGCCGGTTTTTCAGGCTCTTTGGGCATTTCAAGCGGCTGAACAGCTTCTGGTGATTTTACTGGCTCTGGTGCTTGGACTGCCGGTGCTTCAGGGGCAGAAGGCGCG
This genomic stretch from Desulforegula conservatrix Mb1Pa harbors:
- a CDS encoding menaquinone biosynthetic enzyme MqnA/MqnD family protein — encoded protein: MRITESGLPEISIGHIKYMNVAPVNFAFDSGKLSEKAVWRNVVAPPAELNRRMEAGELDISSVSAAAYAFNSEDWLIIPGLSIGCTSEVMSVILASECPIEDLDEKKVALTLESDSAANLMKIIFAEKGVVPVIERKSLKRIEDAGSEYSAALIIGDSALTVPWENRFRYVFDLCTLWHELRNLPFVFGVWTVRKTVAEKYPDLVEEVASMLRKSLEDGLLNLDIISQSSARESGLSYEKCRKYFSLLDYRLPEEQVKGLGRFYDDMYSNGLVNKKIKISMFG
- a CDS encoding GNAT family N-acetyltransferase; its protein translation is MKIRKLSMEQYPKAYALLKQAFPKSKYEMELIGKLHKNGKTLHEWVCIHTNIIIAYIAFSKAFNGPDVCGLHLAPVAVNPDFQRQGIGSELLRFALRQPEIKANTIFVLGDPNFYGKFGFEPCTNPACPFDKGNAHFLGIRNSSNLKYTIGYEPEFY
- the mqnE gene encoding aminofutalosine synthase MqnE, with amino-acid sequence MALYFSDKRLSDIEKKVVEGIRLSFADAALLYESSDLTGVGQLADMVRRKKHGKKAFFIYNQHLNYSNVCRNRCVFCAYARDDGENGAYTYSLDDVRKRLLEKIDEPIREIHMVGGLNPKLDFDYYIGLLKVIKEVRPDAVIKAFTAVEIDYLSNISGLSINDVIAKLKEAGLSMMPGGGAEVMSERVWKELFPKKIGGKRWLEIIEAVHKAGITTNATMLYGHIETMEERINHLIQLRELQDRTGGFSAFIPLAFHSQNTKLSKLPETNGIDDLKTVAVSRLMLDNFDHIKAYWVMLGEKTAQIALSFGADDLDGTIMEEKITHMAGASSPKGLTRQSLENLIVSAGFTPVERDSFYNAVSEIKGGC
- a CDS encoding amidohydrolase family protein; its protein translation is MFPVSYSDSHERIIRAGWVVVSSSEIIRNGYVRTRNGKVIETGSFSGLSAGMSEVVDLGPGIIFPGLINCHTHLELSFLKGKLETSKGFREWVQNLIAIRSSASEDVMIKAARESLSDAHYSGTVFVADISTLGLSPQIFAGLQMPGIGFHEFLGSLKSGTSLIPFPGNSAQSYSFAAHAPHTTSPDLMCFLKKETIKQNLPFSIHIGESDDEREFIKKGKGAWAEFLLSRGIDYSAWPIPSESPVVYAEKTGILDSSTLCVHLCGATEKDLDIIRKRDAKVCLCPRSNMNLHGILPDVEKMISKGIMPCIGTDSLASVDSLSVLDEIRFLSEKFPGIDSVTLFEMATLNGALALGVANSFGTLEPGKSAFMVYTDHSPFSTSEVFDFLLFQ
- the mqnC gene encoding cyclic dehypoxanthinyl futalosine synthase gives rise to the protein MQKILEKAAAHERISEQEALKLFLEADMLELGAVADARRRHLHPENRVSFVIDRNINYTNVCSSGCLFCAFYCKPENGDGYVLTKEELSLKIEETIALGGTQILLQGGMNPELGLDYYIDLLSFIKKNFRIHIHGFSPPEVSWLASKSNFSVRTTIEKLIEAGLDSIPGGGAEILVDEIRKQVSPNKCTASEWLGVMRDAHNLGLRTTATMMFGHYEKPEHIIKHLAVLRELQDETGGFTAFIPWTFQPGNTKMPRLPATSAEYLKVLSLSRIFLDNFNGIQASWVTQGGKIAQTSLFFGANDMGSTMIEENVVAAAGVKFRLPMDEMIRIIKTAGFEACQRDCHYNILRTFRDDA
- a CDS encoding restriction endonuclease is translated as MSKKAKSEFTRFLIPVIEVIRNLSGSGAAGEVTDLVIEKLNISDSELSETLKNGASKIRNQVAWARMYLVNSGFLDSSIRGVWSLTEKGLNADLSLIDLNEIIKAARTKSESNATSKDDASKPGIIDESVDIQPHQTELLALLKSMPPSGFERLCQRLLREAGFKQVVVTGKSNDGGIDGQGVLEVNPFVSFNVIFQCKRYKDAVSAPQIRDLRGAMQGRAEKGIFLTTGRFTLEAKKEARRDGVPPIELVDGQSLIEMFERLELDLNPVKSFTVNHDFFDEYMQSAKSF
- a CDS encoding 4Fe-4S binding protein, with translation MEVKQVRLIYFSPTGTTQKVLENIAKGMNCENIEHVNLTLPEGARQKIQTFSDELVIIGAPVYGGRLPADAINRFKQIKANKTMAIPIVVYGNREFEDALLELKNLAAELGFNPVADGAFIGEHSFATKDVPIANGRPDSLDIQKAIDFGAKIKEKITALKSCDAQMDLKIPGRFPYEGGVRSMVVSPVTREDICTVCGLCASVCPTEAISINGKVVTKTELCIRCSSCIKNCPTGARIWEDSAMKNIASWLNENCSIRKEPMLFGIDE